The stretch of DNA CTGCGCCGTGGGCGGGGCCATTGAACAGATGGCGGGCGTGCAGAAACTGGCACCGCGCTGGATCGGGCGTCTTGGCCTGGAATGGGCGTGGCGGCTTATGCTCCATCCGCAGCGGGTGGCCTACCGGGTTTTCGGAGAGCCGTGGGTACTGCTCGGGCTGCTGCTCCGGCGCCGCCTTAGGCAGAAGGGCTAAGACACGGCGCAAGGGAAGACAGCCAAAGAGAACCGTCGGCGGGAACGGCTAGAACTTCTGGTCCTTGAGGGGGCCGAATCCCTTGCCGCGGAGACCTTTCGAAAACGCGCCGAACCAGTCCGCCAGGCCGCGGAAGTCGCCGCGGCGCAGGAAGTACCCCAGATAGCCGCCGACATCCGCGATGAAGGACTTGACCCGGAAATGGCGGCGGATCATGTAACCGCGGTTCCGGTAGTAGAAGTAGCGCTTGAACGCGCTGTCCGGCACGATCACGTGCCACCTGGCGCCATAAACATGCTTGGTCTCGGAAAAGGCGTGCGGATGGGTGATGGCGGCCGTCGTCACTGTGCCGAAACGGATGCCGGCCTTCCGCAGGCGGAGGGTGAAGTCAACCTCGTCACCGCGGATGAAGAGACGCATGTCGGGCAGGCCGACCTTAAAGAAGACGTCGGAGCGGATCAGGGCGCCATTAAAGAAGTGCCCGTCGTCCGGCAGGAATTCCAGCTTCTCCACAGCGGCGCGGTCGTGGGTGACCTTCCCGTCGAGGCGGAAGAAGAAGGACAGCTGCTCCGGGTGGCCGGGGGCCACCACGAGGGGGACGACGGCGTCGAGGCCGCGGGCCTGCGCCTCGCGCAGCAGGGTGGCGAGGCATTCCGGGTCGCCGGGTTCGGCGTCGTCGTCCATCATCCAGATCCAGTCCGCCCCGCTGGCCACCGCCTTGAGGATCGCCAGGGAAAAACCGCCCGCACCGCCAAGGTTCGCCTCGGACCGGACATAGTCCACGTTTCCGTGCTGGTCCGCAACGTCTTTGGCGGGCACCGTGCCGCTGTCGACAAGGCAGATGGAGCGGACCGGCGCGGTCTGGTTGTTGATGGCGTCCAGCAGGACGGCCAGCTCCCGGGGACGGTCAAACGTCACGGCAGCAACTGCAACCGACAGGGTCATCGCGGGGGTCCTTTCAGCACGGCCGTCAGTGATTTTCCCGCCGGCGATGGGCCGTGTGACGCGAAGACAGGTGGCCGTTGGCATTAGTATCTTGACTAGAGTCCACTGTAATACAGCCCTGTCAGGCACTACGCACTGCCTGCCCTGCGCACGGCGACGGAGAAGTTTCATTTATCGAAAGTCAGTTCCACGGCAATTTAGTCCACCCCGCTCCCACAGCCCGCAACGGACCCCCTGGCCGCGGAATGTGGCGCCGGGGCCTGCTTGCGCCGGGGTCTCCGGGCGGGGGGTTTCCCGGTGATTATGTACCTGCTCATGATGCTGACAGCGGCAATCGTGAGCTATGCGGCGACGTGGGGTGCGCGGCTGGTCGGCAACAGGCTGGAACTGTTTTCCCCGATCCGCAGCCGTGACATGCACACCACGCCGGTCTCCCGGCTCGGCGGGCTGGGGATCTTTGCCGGCGTGCTGGTGGCGCTGGCCGTTGCGAGCCAATCCTTCTTCGTCAAGGACATCTTCCGGAACAACGCCGCGCCCTGGGGAGTCCTTGCCGGGGCGGTACTGATCGTTGTGGTTGGCCTCGCCGACGACCTGCTGGACCTGCGCTGGTGGGTAAAGCTCATCGGCCAGAGCGCCGCTGCCTTCGTGGTGGCGCTCTGGGGTGTGCGCGTGACGATTGTTCCCTTCGTCCCGGAACCGTTCATTATTCACGACGAGGCCACGAGCATTGTCCTGACGACCGGACTCATTGTCACCACCATGAACGCCTTCAACTTCATCGACGGGCTGGACGGCCTGGCCGCGGGCGTCGCGATCATCGGGGGAGCGGCGTTCTTCCTGACGGCCTACTGGGTGCACCGGACCGCCGTCCTGCTGGACCGCTCGGACCTGGCAACACTCCTGACGGCAGCGGTGGTGGGCAGCTGCCTCGGCTTCCTGCCGCACAACTGGTTTCCCTCGAAGATCTTCATGGGCGATTCCGGTGCGATGCTGATCGGGCTGCTCATGGCTTCGGCCGGCATCGTGTCCACGGGGCAGATCACGTCCGGGCTCTACGACCGGCTCAACGGTATCCCCACGATCATCCCGATCCTGCTGCCTTTCGCGGTGCTCTTCCTGCCGTTGCTGGACCTGTCCCTGGCCGTCGTGCGCCGCACCGCACTGGGCCGTTCGCCGTGGTCCGCCGACCGGGGACACCTGCACCACAAGCTGTTGGATATCGGGTACTCGCACCGGGGCGCCGTGGTGCTGATGTACCTGTGGACCTGCGTGCTGGCCTTCGGCGGCCTGGCCTTCGTGGTGTACCCGTGGCAAACCGTCCTGCCTTTGGACCTGGCCGCCACCGTCGTCATGGCCGTCGTGACAGCATGGCCCTACTTCCGCCGGCGGACTCCCGGACGGCCGGCGGGGACCCCGGAGTGAGCGTGTGTTCCACCGGGGCGGCGCTGATGACGCCCTTTTCCGAATAATTTCTATCTATTGTAGAATTCAGGGGCGGCCGATCGCCGCGCCATTCCAAGCAGCCCCACCCCCGACGATTGGGATCCCATGACCTCCAACGCCGATCCCGGACCTTCGTCCGGCACCGGACCCGTTGGTGTTTCGGGCCCCACAAAGTCTTTGTGGCTGAGGTTGCTCGGCATGAGTTCGGCGGCCGCCGGGGGCGCATTGCTGCTCGCCGGCGTGGCCGCACTCCTCTTCAACGGGGCGGCCGGCATCCTGTCCTGCATTTTCGGGGGAGCCCTGGTGATGGTCTTTTTCGCCATCAGTTTGTTGGTCGGCCATCTGGTCGGCCGGAACAACCCCTCCGGAGCAATCGGGCTGTTTGTTGCTATGTATTTCGTCAAAGTTGTCGGTTTTGCCGTTGTTCTTTTTATTCTCGGGGCCCCGGACTGGCTGCACGCCCGCTGGTTCCTGCTCGGTGCCGTCGTGACCGTGGTGTTCTGGCAGGCCGCCGAGATCTATGGCTTCAGCCGGGCCCGTCTCCAGATCTACAACGACCCCGAAACCAGGGAAGGCGGCACCGATGTCTAGCCGCAAAGCCGGACGCAAAACCACTCCCAGGACCCCCAAAACCACCGGCGGTGCGCCCGGTGTATCCGAGGACGGGAACGACGGCGGATACAACGCCGGGATCGCCGTCTTCAGCTACATTGTTGGCGGAATCATCGTCTGGAGTTTGATAGGGTGGGGTCTGGATAATCTGTGGGGAACCCGCTGGATTGTGCTCGCAGGCGCTCTGCTTGGAGCTGCGGGAGGGTTCTATCTTTCTCATATGCACGGCCTCACCAGTTCCAGAACACCAACTGGCGAGGGCAATGCTGCACGTGGCCCGTCCGAGGACGAGGAACAGTAATGCCAAACAATTTCACAGGGGGAAAGGTCGGCAGAAATGTCGCCGTTCTCCGACCAACGCCCAATGATGGACACTGCAGAGAGGAAACGCGTTGATCGCGCTTGCGCTCCCGGCCCAAGATTCAGGAGATTTCACTCCTCCTGGAATTGAACAATTGCACCTGCCGGCAATCCTGCCGTGGGGTGCAGCCGACGGATTCTCCAAGCAGATGCTGCTGGTAATCCTGTCGGTCATTATAATCGCTACATTCTTTCTGCTGGCTGCGCGGAAGCAGCAGCTGGTTCCCGGCAAGCTGCAGTTTGCAGGCGAGGCCGCCTACGGCTTCGTCCGTAACGGCATTGCCAAGGACATCATCGGCGGCAAAGACTTCATGAAGTACGTCCCGCTGCTGTTCAGCCTCTTCTTCTTCATCCTGGTGAACAACATCTACGGCGCCATCCCCGTGATCCAGCTCCCGAGCTTCTCCCACGTCGGCGGCGCCTATGTCCTCGCAGCGATCGTGTATGTCACCTGGATCGCGATCGGCATCAAGAAGAACGGTCTCCGCTACTTCAAGCTGGCCACCGTGCCGAGCGGCGTCCCGATCTACATCCTGCCGATCGTCATTCCGATCGAGATCATCTCCAACTTCCTGGTCCGTCCCGTGACGCACAGCCTCCGTCTGTTTGCCACGATGCTGGCCGGCCACCTCATCGTCATGATCGCGGGATCCGGAATCGAATTCCTCGTCATGCAGGAAAACGTGCTCCTGAAGGGCGCCTCCGTACTCGTGCTTGCAGGCTCCGTAGCCATGTACATGCTCGAAGCGCTGATCATGGCGCTGCAGGCCTACGTCTTCACCTTGCTGACTGCCATCTACATCGAAGGCGCTCTGCACGCGGACAGCCACTAGGCACCCACAAATCTTCCCCTCGCGGGGATGAAGCAAACCAAACAACCTGCCACATGGGTGGCATCTTGAAAGGAAAAAAATGGAAGGCTCCATCAACGGCTCCCTCAACCTCATCGGCTACGGCCTCTCCGCCATCGGCGGTGGTATCGGTGTTGGTCTCGTATTCGCTGCCTACATCAACGGTGTGGCACGCCAGCCGGAAGCGCAGCGCGTCCTGCAGCCGATCGCATTCCTCGGCCTTGCGCTGACTGAAGCCCTCGCCATCCTCGGCCTGGTCTTCGCGTTTGTTCTCAAGTAAACCTTCAGAACTTAGCGAACATCCAGAACCAAGTAGATAAGGACGGGTGAATCATGCATCAAACGATCATTTCAGCCGCTGGCGCCGAAGCGGCCAACCCGCTCGTTCCCAACGTCTGGGAAATGGGCGTCGTCCTCGTCGGCTTTGCTGTCCTCTTCTTCATCGTGGTCAAGTTTGTTGTCCCGATGTTCGAGAAGACGTTTGCAGAGCGTGCCGAGGCCATTGAAGGTGGCATTGCCAAGGCTGAAAAGGCCCAGGCAGAGGCTTCCGCAGCTCTCGAAGAGTACAAGCAGCAGTTGACCGACGCCCGCGCCGAGGCCAACCGCATCCGCGAGGAAGCCCGTGCCGAAGGCGCCCAGATCCTTGCGGACCTGAAGGAGAAGGCAGCCGCCGAGTCTGCCCGCATCACGGCCCAGGCACACGCGGCGATCCAGTCCGAGCGTCAGGCGGCCGTTGTGTCCCTGCGCGCAGAGGTTGGCACGCTTGCCACCACCCTGGCCGGCCGCATCGTTGGCGAGGCGCTCAGCGATGACGCCCGTTCAGCCCGTGTGGTGGACCGTTTCCTGGCAGATCTGGAGAACCAGAACGCAGGTGCAGCTAAGTAATGGCAGGTGTATCGAGCGGATCGCTGACCGCGGCGCTGGTGGCGCTGGAAGCCAAGCTTCCCAACGCTTCGCTGCAGTTGGCTAAAGAACTCTTCGGAATCCTGGCAACTGTGGACAGCTCGGCCGGCTTGCGCCGCGCCCTGACTGACCCGTCGCGCAGCAATGACGACAAGTCCGCGCTGGTCAGGCAGCTCTTCGGCGGAAAAGTCTCCGCTGATGCTGTGGAAATCGCGAGCGGACTGGCCGGTTCACGCTGGGCAGCGGCCCGGGATATCGGCGATGCACTCGAGACGCTTGCCGCTTCGGTGGTCATCGCCGTTGCTGAGAACAAGTCGGCAGTCTCTGCCTCAGGAATCACCGGGCTGGAAGCGCTGGAGAACGATCTGTTCTCCTTCAACCAGGCCGTCGACTCCAGCCACGAGGTACAGCGTGCCCTGTCCGAGCCGCAGGCGAGCGGGGCTGCCAAGATTGCCCTTGCCGAAAAGCTCGTTCCGCAGGCAAGCGAGGAAGCGAAAGTCCTTATCGGACAGGCAGTATCGCAGCCCCGCGGCCTGAAGGTGACCAAGCTCGTCGACCGGTTCGCCGAGCTTGCAGCCAAGCGCCAGCAGCGCTGGATCGCAACGGTCGGCGTCACCCGTCCACTGACGGAGACGCAGACCAGCCGTCTGCAGGCAGGGCTGAACACCCTTTACGGGCGCGAGCTCAAGATCAACATGATTGTTGACCCGGCACTGGTCGGTGGCATCCGCATCCAGGTTGGTGACGAAGTGGTTGACGCTTCCGTCCTGGCCCGGTTGGGCGATCTTCACCGTCAGCTCGCTTAGCCAGCCGGACAAGCACAACCCAACGACAAGAAACCCCGGTCATCGTGAGCAACGATGATCACGAAAACAGGAGAGCAGGGACTGCAGATGGCCGAATTGACCATCAACGCCGACGACGTCCGTATTGCGTTGAACGAGTTCGCGGCGTCCTACGAACCCGGAAACGCGGAGCGCGTAGAGGTCGGCCGTGTAACAACCGCAGGTGACGGCATCGCCCGTGTTGAGGGCCTTCCCTCGGTCATGGCGAACGAGCTGCTTCGCTTCGAAGACGGCACGCTGGGCCTGGCCCAGAACCTCGACGTCCGCGAAATCGGTGTCATCGTCCTCGGTGACTTCACCGGAATCGAAGAAGGCCAGGAAGTCCACCGCACCGGACAGGTTCTGTCCGTGCCGGTTGGCGACGCCTTCCTCGGCCGTGTTGTCGACCCGCTGGGCGAGCCCATTGACGACCTCGGCGAGATCAAGGCCGAGACCACCCGGGCCCTGGAACTCCAGGCGCCCGGCGTGACCCAGCGCAAGTCGGTTCACGAACCGATGCAGACCGGTCTCAAGGCCATCGACGCCATGATCCCGATCGGCCGCGGCCAGCGTCAGCTGATCATCGGTGACCGCCAGACCGGCAAGTCGGCAATCGCCATCGACACGATCATCAACCAGAAGGCCAACTGGGCCTCAGGCGATGTCAAAAAGCAGGTTCGCTGCATCTATGTGGCCATCGGCCAGAAGGCATCCACGATCGCTGCCGTCCGCCAGACCCTCGAGGACAACGGCGCACTGGAGTACACGACCATCGTGGCTTCCCCTGCGTCTGACCCCGCAGGCTTCAAGTACCTGGCACCGTACGCCGGCTCGGCCATCGGCCAGCACTGGATGTACGGCGGCAAGCACGTCCTCATCGTCTTCGATGACCTGTCCAAGCAGGCCGAGGCCTACCGTGCAGTGTCGCTGCTGCTCCGCCGTCCGCCGGGACGCGAAGCCTACCCGGGCGACGTTTTCTACTTGCACTCCCGCCTGCTGGAGCGTTGTGCCAAGCTCTCCGACGAGCTCGGTGCAGGTTCGATGACCGGCCTGCCGCTCATCGAGACCAAGGCAAACGACGTATCCGCCTACATCCCGACCAACGTGATCTCGATCACCGATGGCCAGATCTTCCTGCAGTCGGACCTCTTCAACGCCAACCAGCGTCCCGCCGTTGACGTGGGTGTCTCCGTCTCCCGCGTTGGTGGCGCCGCCCAGGTCAAGTCCATGAAGAAGGTCTCCGGTACCTTGAAGCTGGAACTGGCCCAGTACCGCGACATGCAGGCCTTCGCAATGTTCGCGTCGGACCTCGACGCCGCTTCGCGCCAGCAGCTGACCCGTGGTGCCCGCCTGATGGAACTGCTCAAGCAGGGCCAGTACTCGCCGTTCCCGGTCGAGAACCAGGTCGTCTCCATCTGGGCAGGCACCAACGGCCACCTCGACGACGTTCCGGTTGAGGACATCAACCGCTTCGAAACCGAGTTCCTGGAGCACCTCAAGCACAAGTCCTCCATTCTGACGACGCTGGCCCAGACCAACGTCATGGACGACGACACCGCAGAAGCACTGAAGACCTCGATCGTGGCCTTCAAGAAGGGCTTCTTCGGCGAGGGAGACAGCTACCTGGTCGGTGCGGGGCACGAGGAGCACGCCCCCATCGGCGAGGATCAGGTCGACCAGGAAAAAATCGTCAAGCAGAAGCGCTAGTTCCGCTGGCAGGGACTGCCGGGACCCCACCAGGTTCCGGCAGTCCCGGCCCCCGGGATCTTAGGAAAGGATAAGTATGGGAGCCCAGATCCGGGTCTACCGCCAGAAGATCAGCTCGACGACCTCGATGCGCAAGATCTTCAAGGCGATGGAACTGATCGCTACCTCGCGCATCGGCAAGGCCCGAGCACGCGTAGCAGCTTCACTGCCTTACGCAAACGCGATCACGCGCGCCGTTTCTGCTGTTGCAAGCCAGAGCGAAATCGACCACCCGCTGGTCACCGAACCGGAGCAGATCCGCCGTGCCGCCGTCCTGGTAATCACCTCGGACCGTGGCCTCGCAGGTTCCTACTCGGCGAGTGTGCTCAAGCAAGCGGAAGGTCTCAACGAGCTGCTGCTTGAGGAAGGCAAGGAAGTCAAGATGTACCTGGTCGGCCGCAAGGCCCAGGCATACTTCGACTTCCGGAACCGCCCTTACGGGCGTGTCTGGACCGGCGGCACGGACGCACCGGAGTTTGCCACCGCGCAGGAAATCAGCGAGGCATTGCTGGCAGACTTCGCGACGGCCTATGAAGAGGGCGGCGTCGACGAGATCCATGTCGTCTACACCCGCTTCAAGTCGATGGTTGTCCAGGAGCCGACGGTTGTCCGTCTCCTCCCGCTTGAGGTTGTCGAAGAGCAGGCCGCGTCCGAATCGGATCTCCTGCCGCTCTACGAATTCGAGCCGGAAACGGAGCAGGTTCTTGATGCTCTGCTGCCGCGCTACATCGAGTCCCGTATCTTCGCCGCAATGTTGCAGGCAGCCGCTTCGGAGCTCGCTGCACGCCAGCGCGCGATGAAGTCCGCCGGCGACAACGCCACGGACCTCATCAAGAAATTCACGCGTCTGCGCAACACTGCCCGCCAGGCTGAGATTACGCAGGAGCTTTCCGAAATCGTTGCCGGCGCTGACGCCTTGAACGCGTCCTAGCCGGTCCGGGTCCGGATCCAGCTGTACCTGCACCAAAGAATAAACTTAACCCCCACGCCATCTACTGAGTGAAGTGAGAGAGATGACTGCCACTGCTACCGAACACGTAGCCGCGACGACCGGTGCTACCGGCCGTATTGCACGTGTTATTGGCCCGGTTGTCGACGTCGAATTCCCGGCTGACGCAATCCCCTCGATTTACCACGCACTCACCACCGAGATTACTCTCAACGGTGAGACCAAGACCATCACGTTTGAAGTTGCCCTGCACCTCGGCGACAACGTCATTCGCGCCATCTCCCTGCAGGCAACCGATGGACTCGTCCGCGGCAGCGCCGTCGTCGACACGGGAGCCCCCATCTCCGTACCGGTCGGTGACGTCGTCAAGGGACACATCTTCAACGTCCTCGGACAGCCGCTGGACGTGCCCGAGTCCGAACTGCAGATCACGGAACGCTGGCCGATCCACCGCAAGGCTCCCGCCTTTGCGACCCTCGAGGGTTCCACCGAGATGATGGAAACCGGCATCAAGGTCATCGACCTTCTCACCCCGTACATCAAGGGTGGCAAGATCGGCCTGTTCGGCGGTGCCGGCGTCGGCAAGACCGTGCTGATCCAGGAAATGATCACCCGTGTTGCCCGCAACTTCGGTGGCACCTCGGTGTTCGCCGGTGTCGGCGAGCGTACCCGCGAAGGCAATGACCTCTGGGTTGAAATGGAAGAGGCAGGCGTCCTCAAGGACACGGCCCTTGTTTTCGGCCAGATGGATGAGCCGCCGGGAACGCGCCTGCGCGTGGCGCTGTCCGCACTGACCATGGCGGAGTACTTCCGCGATGTCCAGAACCAGGACGTGCTGCTCTTCATCGACAACATCTTCCGCTTCACCCAGGCAGGCTCCGAGGTTTCCACCCTCCTCGGCCGCATGCCGTCGGCCGTGGGCTACCAGCCCAACCTGGCAGACGAGATGGGCCTCCTCCAGGAGCGCATCACGTCCACCAAGGGCCACTCCATCACCTCGATGCAGGCCATCTACGTCCCCGCAGATGACTACACCGACCCGGCTCCGGCCACGACCTTCGCACACCTCGACGCGACCACGGAACTTTCCCGTGAAATCGCTTCCCGTGGCCTGTACCCGGCCGTTGACCCGCTGACGTCGACCTCGCGCATCCTGGATCCGCAGTACATCGGCAACGACCACTACAACACGGCCGTCCGGGTGAAGCAGATCCTCCAGAAGAACAAGGAACTTCAGGACATCATCGCCATCCTCGGCGTTGACGAACTCTCTGAAGAAGACAAGATCGTCGTGTCGCGTGCACGCCGCATCCAGCAGTTCCTCTCGCAGAACACCTACACCGCCAAGCAGTTCACCGGCGTTGAAGGCTCCACCGTTTCCATCAAGGACACGGTCGAGGGCTTCACGGCGATCTGCGACGGCGAGCTCGACCACATCGCAGAGCAGGCGTTCTTCAACGTCGGCGGCCTGGATGACGTCGAGCGCCAGTGGGCCAAGATCCAGGAACAGACCAAGTAATATGGCTGAGCTTGAGGTTGAGATTGTCGCAGCGGACCACTTTGTGTGGTCCGGAGCGGCCAAGATGGTCAAGGCCCGCACCAGCGATGGTGAAATCGGAATCCTGCCCGGCCACTCGCCCCTGCTGGCGATTCTGGCCGAAGGTGAACTGGCCATCGAGCCGGTGTCCGGTGACCGCATCGCAGTAGTTGTCGACGGCGGGTTCTTCTCCGTCGACAACAACCGCGTTGTCATTGTTGCTGACAACGCCCAAATGGGTGACGCGGCTACTGCTGGGATCCGCTAGCACGACCTTGATGAACGATACCGGTTTGCCGTTCATCGTCCTGGCGACGCTCTTTGCGTTGCTGGTCATTACACTGTGCCTTTCGGGGGTGCGCCGCTTCAACCTGCGGCGCGCCCTGGGCACGGTGGACGCCTCCATTTGCACGGCTGGAAACAGCTGGCAGATGGGGGTTTGTCGTTATCAGGACAATGCCCTGGAGTGGTTCCGCCTGGCCTCCGTGAGCCTGCGTCCGAAGCACACCTTCCGGCGCAGCTCCCTGGAACTGCTGGGCCGCCGCAAGCCCACCGAGTCCGAGCTGCTTAAGGTGCAGCCTGACTCCGTGATCGTGGAACTCCGGTACGAAGGGCAGGAAGTCCTGCTCGCCATGAGGTTCGACGCCTACACCGGGCTGTCCTCCTGGCTTGAGGCCGGACCGGTCATCGGCGTCGGCACCTGGCGTTAGCCCCGGTGGATTTCATCGAGGACATCAGGCTGGTTGACGGGCCGGTGCTGTGGATTGCCTGGTTTGCCGGCGCAGCAGGCATGGCCTATCTGCTCTGGCGGAGCGGGCGGCGCCACTCCGTCAGTGCGTCCGCCGTCGTGCTCGCTGCTGCACTGATGCTCTCGGCCGCCCTCGTGGCGGGGATTCACCTGCTGCTGATCTACGTGCTCTCCGTCTTCCCCGAAGAACTTCCCTGGGAGACCCTCGTCTGGTCTGTTCCGGCCGTCTCGGGCCTGCTGCTGTGGCTTCTGCGCCTGCACGGTATCTGGGGACGGAAACCCTTCCTTGCGAGCATCCCGCACGCTCCCCGGCCCGTCGTGCACCGCCTGCGCTCGACCGCCGCCGCCACCGGCGCCCTGCTGGGCGTTGTCGCGCTCTCCGCGGTCCAGATCAACGTCTATTTCGGGCTGAACCAGACCGTCAGCGACCTGACCGGCACAGCCGTGGCGCGGATCCAGCCGCTCGAAGCCGGCCTGGAGCGGCCCGCCGGAGCCCCGACCGCCGTCGGCCTCGCCGGATGGAACGCACCGGGAGAACTTCCGGAAGGTGCCGTACGCAGGGCCGAGATCCCCGGCACCAGTTCCGGGTTCCACAGCCGCGAGGCGTACCTCTACCTTCCGCCCGCCTACCAGAGCTCCCCGCGCCCGGCCCTGCCCGTCCTGGTGCTGTTCTCCGGCCAGCCGGGCGGCCCTGCCGACTGGCTCTCCGGGGGCGCACTCCGGGGCCGCCTGGACCGCTTCGCCTCGGCACACAACGGCGTTGCGCCGGTGGTGGTGGTGGTCGACCCGAACGGCTCGGCCACCGGCAACACCCTGTGCATGGACAGCCGGATAGCTCAGGCGGACACCTTCCTTGCCCGTGACGTGCCGGCATGGATCAACAGGACCCTCGACGTCGACCCGGATCCCCGGCAGTGGGCCGTGGGGGGCTTCTCCTACGGCGCCACCTGCGCCGTGCAGATGGTGACCCGGCACCCGGAGGTATACAACGCCGCGCTGGCCTTCTCCAGCGAGAAGGAACCTGCCCTCGCCAAGGAACGCGACAAGACCATCCAGGCATCCTTCGGAGGGGACACCGCGGCCTTCGAACGGCAGACGCCGCTGCAGCTCATGAAGGAGCACAGCTTCGCGGGCAGCGCCATCTACTTCGGCGCCGGCGAGCGGGACCCCGAGTTCATCGGCTACATGGACCTGCTGTCGGCGGCGGCGCGGAACTCCGGGTTTGCGGTGGAAACCCGCCGGATTCCCAATGCCGGGCACTCCTGGGAGACGGCGTCCAAGGGCCTGCCCGGTGGCCTGGACTTCCTCGCCGGGCGCTGGGGCATCCAGCCATGAGTCCGAAGACCGGGTCCGGCGGTCAACCCGGGAAGTACAGGGCGTCGCTCCTGGCCATAGGGCGGCAGGGTGTGCGCCGGACGCTGCAGCACTTCCGTGCCGTGCCGTTCACGCTGGCCGTCCTGGCAGTGTTCGTGGCAACGGGTGCAGCCACCGGCAGTTTCCTGGACGGGCCGCCGGAGTCGCTGCTGGACGTGGCTTCAGTCAGTGCTCCGGGCCTGAAGGCGGGCCACTGGTGGTCCCTGTTCACCTCGCTGTTCTTCGCGACCAACCCGCTGGCCTACCTTGCGGCGGCGCTGATGATGCTCACGCTGCTGGGCCTCGCCGAGCGGCAGTTGGGCACGGTGCGCACGGCGGTGTTCTACTTTGCCGGTCAGTTTGGGGCCGTGACACTGTTCCTGCTGCTGACCCAGCTGGCCCGCTATGCCGGGGACGGCTGGCTCGGACTGATGGTCGATGCGACCCTGATCGGCCCCTACGCCGCGATCATGGCCGTCACGCTGGCTGCCAGCGGGCTCCTGCCGATGCTCTGGCAACGGCGGCTGCGGACCGCGGTGTTGTCCGCGGCGCTGCTGCTGGTGCTCTATGTCGGGCACGCGGAGACCGTCGTGGGCCTCGCCGGTGCGGTGGCCGGGCTGGCGGCGGGCTGGTGGATCCAGGGTGACAAGGGCACACTGCACCGGCACCGCTCCACCGGCCGT from Arthrobacter sp. PAMC25564 encodes:
- a CDS encoding glycosyltransferase; translation: MTLSVAVAAVTFDRPRELAVLLDAINNQTAPVRSICLVDSGTVPAKDVADQHGNVDYVRSEANLGGAGGFSLAILKAVASGADWIWMMDDDAEPGDPECLATLLREAQARGLDAVVPLVVAPGHPEQLSFFFRLDGKVTHDRAAVEKLEFLPDDGHFFNGALIRSDVFFKVGLPDMRLFIRGDEVDFTLRLRKAGIRFGTVTTAAITHPHAFSETKHVYGARWHVIVPDSAFKRYFYYRNRGYMIRRHFRVKSFIADVGGYLGYFLRRGDFRGLADWFGAFSKGLRGKGFGPLKDQKF
- a CDS encoding MraY family glycosyltransferase — encoded protein: MIMYLLMMLTAAIVSYAATWGARLVGNRLELFSPIRSRDMHTTPVSRLGGLGIFAGVLVALAVASQSFFVKDIFRNNAAPWGVLAGAVLIVVVGLADDLLDLRWWVKLIGQSAAAFVVALWGVRVTIVPFVPEPFIIHDEATSIVLTTGLIVTTMNAFNFIDGLDGLAAGVAIIGGAAFFLTAYWVHRTAVLLDRSDLATLLTAAVVGSCLGFLPHNWFPSKIFMGDSGAMLIGLLMASAGIVSTGQITSGLYDRLNGIPTIIPILLPFAVLFLPLLDLSLAVVRRTALGRSPWSADRGHLHHKLLDIGYSHRGAVVLMYLWTCVLAFGGLAFVVYPWQTVLPLDLAATVVMAVVTAWPYFRRRTPGRPAGTPE
- the atpB gene encoding F0F1 ATP synthase subunit A; this encodes MIALALPAQDSGDFTPPGIEQLHLPAILPWGAADGFSKQMLLVILSVIIIATFFLLAARKQQLVPGKLQFAGEAAYGFVRNGIAKDIIGGKDFMKYVPLLFSLFFFILVNNIYGAIPVIQLPSFSHVGGAYVLAAIVYVTWIAIGIKKNGLRYFKLATVPSGVPIYILPIVIPIEIISNFLVRPVTHSLRLFATMLAGHLIVMIAGSGIEFLVMQENVLLKGASVLVLAGSVAMYMLEALIMALQAYVFTLLTAIYIEGALHADSH
- the atpE gene encoding ATP synthase F0 subunit C translates to MEGSINGSLNLIGYGLSAIGGGIGVGLVFAAYINGVARQPEAQRVLQPIAFLGLALTEALAILGLVFAFVLK
- a CDS encoding F0F1 ATP synthase subunit B, with translation MHQTIISAAGAEAANPLVPNVWEMGVVLVGFAVLFFIVVKFVVPMFEKTFAERAEAIEGGIAKAEKAQAEASAALEEYKQQLTDARAEANRIREEARAEGAQILADLKEKAAAESARITAQAHAAIQSERQAAVVSLRAEVGTLATTLAGRIVGEALSDDARSARVVDRFLADLENQNAGAAK
- a CDS encoding F0F1 ATP synthase subunit delta, which encodes MAGVSSGSLTAALVALEAKLPNASLQLAKELFGILATVDSSAGLRRALTDPSRSNDDKSALVRQLFGGKVSADAVEIASGLAGSRWAAARDIGDALETLAASVVIAVAENKSAVSASGITGLEALENDLFSFNQAVDSSHEVQRALSEPQASGAAKIALAEKLVPQASEEAKVLIGQAVSQPRGLKVTKLVDRFAELAAKRQQRWIATVGVTRPLTETQTSRLQAGLNTLYGRELKINMIVDPALVGGIRIQVGDEVVDASVLARLGDLHRQLA
- the atpA gene encoding F0F1 ATP synthase subunit alpha, which encodes MAELTINADDVRIALNEFAASYEPGNAERVEVGRVTTAGDGIARVEGLPSVMANELLRFEDGTLGLAQNLDVREIGVIVLGDFTGIEEGQEVHRTGQVLSVPVGDAFLGRVVDPLGEPIDDLGEIKAETTRALELQAPGVTQRKSVHEPMQTGLKAIDAMIPIGRGQRQLIIGDRQTGKSAIAIDTIINQKANWASGDVKKQVRCIYVAIGQKASTIAAVRQTLEDNGALEYTTIVASPASDPAGFKYLAPYAGSAIGQHWMYGGKHVLIVFDDLSKQAEAYRAVSLLLRRPPGREAYPGDVFYLHSRLLERCAKLSDELGAGSMTGLPLIETKANDVSAYIPTNVISITDGQIFLQSDLFNANQRPAVDVGVSVSRVGGAAQVKSMKKVSGTLKLELAQYRDMQAFAMFASDLDAASRQQLTRGARLMELLKQGQYSPFPVENQVVSIWAGTNGHLDDVPVEDINRFETEFLEHLKHKSSILTTLAQTNVMDDDTAEALKTSIVAFKKGFFGEGDSYLVGAGHEEHAPIGEDQVDQEKIVKQKR
- a CDS encoding F0F1 ATP synthase subunit gamma; this encodes MGAQIRVYRQKISSTTSMRKIFKAMELIATSRIGKARARVAASLPYANAITRAVSAVASQSEIDHPLVTEPEQIRRAAVLVITSDRGLAGSYSASVLKQAEGLNELLLEEGKEVKMYLVGRKAQAYFDFRNRPYGRVWTGGTDAPEFATAQEISEALLADFATAYEEGGVDEIHVVYTRFKSMVVQEPTVVRLLPLEVVEEQAASESDLLPLYEFEPETEQVLDALLPRYIESRIFAAMLQAAASELAARQRAMKSAGDNATDLIKKFTRLRNTARQAEITQELSEIVAGADALNAS